Proteins co-encoded in one Streptomyces roseochromogenus subsp. oscitans DS 12.976 genomic window:
- a CDS encoding AMP-binding protein, giving the protein MHRSAHVDTFARDHLPPPDEWPELRFDLPELRYPDRLNCAAELLDHADPARPVFHTPDGPTWTYGELRAQVDRIAHVLTGDLGVVPGNRVLLRGPTTPWLAACWLAVLKAGAVAVTVLAQQRPHELATLCEIALVRHALCDIRAVDDLAKADIPGLRITTYGGDGPDDLLGRPGPGTPYPAVDTAADDVALIAFTSGTTGRPKGCMHFHRDVLAIADTFSRHVLRPRADDVFAGSPPLGFTFGLGGLVIFPMRAGASSLLLEQAGARQLLPAIAEHRVSVLFTAPTAYRAMLEELDGHDVSSLRRCVSAGENLPAATWRAWHERTGVRVINGIGATELLHIFVSAADDAIRPGTTGVAVPGWQARVQDAHGAPVPDGEPGLLAVRGPVGCRYLADPRQRAYVRGGWNITGDTYVREPDGYFRYVARADDMIISAGYNIAGPEVEDALLRHPDVVEAAVVGRPDEARGQVAVAYTVLREGVPRDPEPLRAFLKAELAPYKCPREFVFLDALPRTATGKLQRFRLRGEGDRQ; this is encoded by the coding sequence ATGCATCGCTCGGCCCACGTCGACACCTTCGCGCGCGACCATCTGCCGCCGCCGGACGAGTGGCCCGAGCTGCGGTTCGACCTGCCGGAGCTGCGCTACCCCGACCGGCTGAACTGCGCCGCCGAGCTGCTGGACCACGCGGACCCGGCCCGCCCGGTCTTCCACACCCCGGACGGCCCCACCTGGACGTACGGCGAGCTGCGCGCGCAGGTCGACCGGATCGCGCACGTCCTCACCGGCGACCTGGGCGTGGTCCCCGGCAACCGGGTGCTGCTGCGCGGCCCGACCACGCCCTGGCTCGCGGCCTGCTGGCTGGCCGTGCTGAAGGCGGGCGCGGTCGCGGTCACGGTGCTGGCCCAGCAGCGCCCGCACGAGCTGGCCACGCTGTGCGAGATCGCGCTGGTGCGGCACGCCCTGTGCGACATCCGGGCGGTGGACGACCTGGCGAAGGCCGACATCCCGGGGCTGCGGATCACGACGTACGGCGGGGACGGCCCGGACGACCTCCTCGGCCGCCCCGGTCCCGGCACGCCGTACCCGGCGGTCGACACCGCGGCCGACGACGTTGCCCTGATCGCGTTCACCTCGGGGACGACGGGTCGCCCGAAAGGGTGCATGCACTTCCACCGGGATGTGCTGGCCATAGCCGACACCTTCTCGCGGCATGTGCTGCGGCCCCGGGCGGACGACGTGTTCGCGGGCAGTCCCCCGCTCGGGTTCACTTTTGGCCTGGGCGGGCTTGTGATCTTCCCGATGCGGGCCGGCGCCAGCTCCCTGCTCCTGGAGCAGGCGGGCGCCCGCCAGCTGCTGCCCGCGATCGCCGAGCACCGTGTCTCGGTCCTCTTCACCGCCCCGACCGCCTACCGCGCCATGCTGGAGGAGCTGGACGGCCACGACGTCTCGTCGCTGCGGCGCTGTGTGTCGGCCGGCGAGAACCTGCCCGCGGCCACCTGGCGGGCCTGGCACGAGCGCACCGGCGTGCGCGTCATCAACGGCATCGGCGCCACCGAGCTGCTGCACATCTTCGTCTCCGCCGCCGACGACGCCATCAGACCGGGCACCACGGGCGTGGCGGTGCCGGGCTGGCAGGCGCGGGTGCAGGACGCGCACGGCGCACCGGTGCCCGACGGGGAACCCGGGCTGCTCGCCGTGCGCGGCCCCGTCGGCTGCCGCTATCTCGCCGATCCGCGCCAGCGCGCGTATGTGCGCGGCGGCTGGAACATCACCGGTGACACCTATGTCCGCGAGCCCGACGGCTACTTCCGCTATGTGGCCCGCGCCGACGACATGATCATCTCTGCCGGGTACAACATCGCCGGACCGGAGGTGGAGGATGCGCTGCTGCGCCACCCGGATGTGGTGGAGGCGGCGGTCGTGGGCCGGCCCGACGAGGCGCGCGGACAGGTGGCCGTGGCCTACACGGTGCTGCGCGAGGGAGTTCCGCGCGACCCCGAGCCGCTGCGGGCCTTCCTCAAGGCGGAGCTGGCGCCGTACAAATGTCCGCGCGAGTTCGTCTTCCTGGACGCCCTGCCCCGCACGGCCACCGGCAAACTGCAGCGGTTCCGGCTACGCGGCGAAGGTGACCGGCAGTGA
- a CDS encoding DUF5999 family protein: MCSNQSSCPASGPAPRHPVAAHPEQGWTLLCDGSIVFDDSGELHPDGSVIPPCRVPADRPALAV, translated from the coding sequence ATGTGCTCCAACCAGTCCTCGTGCCCCGCGTCCGGCCCCGCCCCGCGGCACCCGGTGGCCGCCCATCCCGAGCAGGGCTGGACCTTGCTGTGCGACGGCTCGATCGTCTTCGACGACAGCGGCGAACTGCACCCGGACGGCAGCGTGATCCCGCCGTGCCGGGTACCGGCGGACCGGCCCGCGCTGGCGGTCTGA
- a CDS encoding ATP-binding protein: protein MNGLTLHQRSAESASWRIALPHDAAAVPVARALVRTALAEVEHTADCDTAELLTAELVANAVEHTGGRGPIELVVELLPTGCQVEVHDPDPAPPGHLARPVIEQPDPWQEGGRGLLLIRALSSSCGHRPTPSGKAVWFRLPAVPAQRRRSA from the coding sequence ATGAACGGACTCACCTTGCACCAACGCTCCGCCGAATCGGCCTCCTGGCGCATCGCGCTGCCGCACGACGCAGCGGCGGTGCCCGTGGCCCGCGCCCTGGTGCGCACGGCCCTGGCCGAGGTGGAGCACACCGCCGACTGCGACACCGCGGAGCTGCTCACGGCGGAGCTGGTGGCCAACGCGGTGGAGCACACCGGCGGGCGTGGCCCGATAGAGCTGGTGGTGGAGCTGCTGCCGACCGGCTGCCAGGTCGAGGTGCACGACCCGGACCCGGCGCCGCCCGGCCATCTGGCCCGCCCGGTGATCGAGCAGCCCGACCCCTGGCAGGAGGGCGGGCGCGGACTGCTGCTGATCCGCGCCCTCAGCTCGTCGTGCGGTCACCGCCCCACCCCGTCGGGCAAGGCGGTGTGGTTCAGACTGCCTGCGGTTCCCGCTCAGCGGCGGCGCTCGGCGTGA
- a CDS encoding PaaX family transcriptional regulator: protein MINVSEQHAPRSLIVTLYGAYGRYMPGPMPVAELIRLLAAVGVDAPSVRSSVSRLKRRGLLRPARTEQGAAGYELSPEARQLLEDGDRRIYATAPVADSGWVLAVFSVPESERQKRHVLRSRLAGLGFGTAAPGVWIAPARLYEETQHTLRRLRLDPYVDFFRGEHLGFAPTAEAVARWWDLAAIAKEHERFLDAHAPVLRAWERRTGTPPEEAYRDYLLALDSWRHLPYTDPGLPTELLPTGWPGVRSAEVFQGLHERLRDAGAEFAGV from the coding sequence ATGATCAACGTGTCCGAGCAGCACGCCCCCAGGTCCCTCATCGTCACGCTCTATGGCGCGTACGGCCGCTACATGCCGGGCCCGATGCCCGTCGCCGAGCTGATCCGGCTCCTGGCCGCGGTCGGCGTGGACGCGCCCTCCGTGCGTTCCTCGGTGTCCCGGCTCAAACGGCGCGGCCTGCTGCGGCCGGCCCGTACGGAGCAGGGCGCGGCCGGCTATGAACTCTCTCCGGAGGCACGCCAGTTGCTGGAGGACGGCGACCGGCGGATCTACGCGACCGCGCCCGTGGCGGACTCGGGCTGGGTGCTCGCGGTGTTCTCGGTGCCCGAGTCGGAGCGGCAGAAGCGGCATGTGCTGCGCTCCCGGCTGGCGGGCCTGGGCTTCGGCACGGCGGCCCCCGGGGTGTGGATCGCCCCGGCCCGCCTCTACGAGGAGACACAGCACACCCTGCGCCGGCTGCGCCTGGACCCGTACGTCGACTTCTTCCGTGGCGAGCACCTGGGCTTCGCGCCGACGGCCGAGGCGGTGGCCCGCTGGTGGGACCTGGCCGCGATCGCCAAGGAACACGAGCGCTTCCTGGACGCGCACGCCCCGGTGCTGCGCGCCTGGGAGCGCCGTACGGGCACCCCGCCCGAGGAGGCCTACCGGGACTACCTCCTCGCCCTCGACTCCTGGCGCCATCTGCCCTATACCGACCCCGGCCTGCCCACCGAGCTGCTGCCGACGGGCTGGCCGGGCGTGCGCTCGGCGGAGGTGTTCCAGGGGCTGCACGAGCGGCTGCGGGACGCGGGGGCCGAGTTCGCCGGGGTGTGA
- a CDS encoding amino acid permease: protein MPAPRIKSPHLLVAESGADREGHGLKRTMGLFQLICFGVGAIVGTGIFVGLSDSVAQAGPAVVVSFVLAAITCVFTAFSFAELGGAIPVSGSSYSFAYAGLGESTAFLVGWCLLLEYGISISAVAVGWSQYVNELLHSLTGWQLPAVLSAGPGDGGIVNLPAVIVIAMASVLLVRGVRESARATAAMAAVKLVILLAFCAIGYSAFKHGNLTPFSPAGLGGIGAGTTAAFFSYIGFDAITTAGEEAKNPRRDIPIAIMVCMGLVTLLYCAVAVAAIGAIGGKQVAGRPAALSYVVNEVTGSTVGGGVIAFGAVVAIASVVLAVMYGQTRILMSMSRDGLIPRVFEKVNPKTSTPVAGTLIVAVVFALPAAFASLDAVMNLCTIGTLAIMAVVNIVVIALRRREPGLTRSFRVPLYPVGPLLGVAFCLYLMYETGWQTWIQFAVFLAVGLAIYAVYGRRHSTLARTAVPEVTPSAAAEREPQAV from the coding sequence ATGCCCGCTCCCCGCATCAAGTCCCCGCATCTGCTGGTCGCCGAATCCGGCGCCGACCGCGAGGGACACGGCCTGAAGCGCACCATGGGCCTCTTCCAGCTCATCTGCTTCGGCGTCGGCGCCATCGTCGGCACCGGCATCTTCGTCGGCCTCTCCGACTCCGTCGCCCAGGCCGGTCCGGCCGTCGTCGTCTCCTTCGTCCTCGCCGCGATCACCTGCGTCTTCACCGCGTTCTCCTTCGCGGAGCTGGGCGGCGCGATCCCGGTCTCCGGCTCCTCGTACTCCTTCGCCTACGCCGGACTCGGTGAGTCCACCGCCTTCCTGGTCGGCTGGTGCCTGCTGCTGGAGTACGGCATCTCCATCTCGGCCGTAGCCGTCGGCTGGAGCCAGTACGTCAACGAACTGCTGCACAGCCTCACCGGCTGGCAGCTCCCGGCCGTGCTGTCCGCCGGTCCGGGCGACGGCGGGATCGTGAACCTCCCCGCCGTGATCGTCATCGCCATGGCCTCCGTGCTGCTGGTGCGCGGGGTGCGCGAGAGTGCCCGGGCGACGGCCGCCATGGCCGCCGTGAAGCTGGTCATCCTGCTGGCCTTCTGCGCCATCGGCTACAGCGCCTTCAAGCACGGCAACCTCACCCCGTTCTCGCCGGCCGGTCTCGGCGGCATCGGCGCGGGCACGACCGCCGCGTTCTTCTCGTACATCGGCTTCGACGCGATCACCACGGCCGGCGAGGAGGCGAAGAACCCGCGCCGGGACATCCCGATCGCGATCATGGTCTGCATGGGCCTGGTGACCCTGCTGTACTGCGCGGTCGCGGTCGCCGCGATCGGCGCCATCGGCGGCAAGCAGGTCGCCGGCCGCCCGGCGGCTCTGTCCTACGTCGTCAACGAGGTCACCGGCTCCACCGTCGGCGGCGGTGTCATCGCCTTCGGCGCGGTCGTCGCCATCGCCTCGGTCGTCCTCGCCGTGATGTACGGCCAGACCCGCATCCTGATGTCGATGTCCCGCGACGGCCTGATCCCGCGCGTCTTCGAGAAGGTCAACCCGAAGACCTCCACCCCGGTCGCCGGCACCCTGATCGTCGCCGTCGTCTTCGCGCTCCCGGCAGCCTTCGCCTCCCTCGACGCGGTGATGAACCTGTGCACCATCGGCACGCTCGCCATCATGGCCGTCGTCAACATCGTGGTCATCGCGCTGCGCCGCCGCGAGCCGGGCCTCACCCGCAGCTTCCGCGTGCCCCTCTACCCCGTGGGCCCGCTGCTCGGCGTCGCCTTCTGCCTGTACCTGATGTACGAGACCGGCTGGCAGACCTGGATCCAGTTCGCCGTGTTCCTCGCGGTGGGCCTCGCGATCTACGCCGTCTACGGCCGTCGGCACTCCACGCTGGCGCGGACAGCCGTCCCCGAGGTCACGCCGAGCGCCGCCGCTGAGCGGGAACCGCAGGCAGTCTGA
- a CDS encoding bifunctional salicylyl-CoA 5-hydroxylase/oxidoreductase encodes MRVAIIGGGPGGLYAAALLKRLDPTREITVWERNAPDETFGFGVVLSDETLGGIEHADPVVYDALQRHFVRWDDIDIVHRGVTHRSGGHGFAALGRRRLLEILHDRCRSLGVEIGFRTEAPHPDTLAAEYDLVIAADGVRSTTRETYAEVLRPHIAEHRCRYIWLAADFPFDAFRFEIAETEHGVMQLHGYPYAADASTVIVEMREEVWKAAGFDEVTPLESIERCAKIFAEALRGRPLRSNNSTWTTFRTVVNDRWSQRNVVLLGDAAHTAHFSIGSGTKLAVEDALALAACLQEQPDVPSALAAYEEERKPVVASTQRAARASLEWFENLPLYLHQPSRQFAFNLLTRSRRVTHDNLRLRDAHFTEAVEREFGCPPGTPPMFTPFRLRGLTLRNRVVVSPMDMYSATDGLPGDFHLVHLGARALGGAGLVMTEMVCVSEEGRITPGCAGLYTGRQAEAWRRVTDFVHTQAPGTAIGVQLGHSGRKGSTKLMWEGIDEPLPHGNWPLVAASPLPYKPGSQTPRQLSRAQLTDIREQFTAAAWRAARAGFDLLELHCAHGYLLSGFLSPLTNRRTDAYGGSPERRLRFPLEVFDAVRAVWPAERPMTVRISATDWAEGGTTAEDAVRIARAFAAHGADAIDVSTGQVVAEERPEFGRSYQTPFADRIRHEAGVPVIAVGAISSWDDVNSLILAGRTDLCALARPHLYDPHWTLHAAAEQGYEGPGVGWPAPYQAGSRRPQTGRTDAPKPRLSLS; translated from the coding sequence ATGCGTGTGGCGATCATCGGTGGCGGTCCGGGTGGCCTGTACGCGGCGGCGCTGCTGAAGCGACTCGACCCGACCCGTGAGATCACGGTCTGGGAACGCAACGCCCCCGACGAGACCTTCGGCTTCGGAGTCGTCCTCTCCGACGAAACACTGGGCGGCATCGAACACGCCGACCCCGTCGTCTACGACGCGCTGCAGCGGCACTTCGTCCGCTGGGACGACATCGACATCGTGCACCGGGGTGTCACACACCGCTCCGGCGGCCATGGGTTCGCCGCGCTCGGCCGCCGCCGGCTCCTGGAGATCCTGCACGACCGCTGCCGTTCCCTCGGCGTGGAGATCGGGTTCCGTACCGAGGCCCCCCACCCGGACACCCTCGCCGCCGAGTACGACCTCGTCATCGCCGCCGACGGGGTGCGCAGCACCACCCGCGAGACCTACGCCGAGGTGCTCCGCCCGCACATCGCCGAGCACCGTTGCCGCTACATCTGGCTCGCCGCCGACTTCCCCTTCGACGCCTTCCGCTTCGAGATCGCCGAGACCGAGCACGGCGTGATGCAGCTGCACGGCTATCCCTACGCGGCCGACGCCTCCACCGTGATCGTCGAGATGCGTGAGGAGGTCTGGAAGGCAGCGGGATTCGACGAAGTCACCCCGCTGGAATCGATCGAACGCTGCGCCAAGATCTTCGCCGAAGCCCTCCGCGGCCGCCCGCTGCGCTCCAACAACTCGACGTGGACCACCTTCCGTACGGTGGTCAACGACCGCTGGTCGCAACGCAACGTCGTCCTCCTCGGCGACGCCGCCCACACCGCCCACTTCTCCATCGGCTCCGGCACCAAGCTCGCCGTGGAGGACGCGCTGGCCCTGGCCGCGTGTCTTCAGGAACAGCCGGACGTGCCGAGCGCGCTGGCGGCCTACGAGGAGGAACGCAAACCCGTCGTCGCCTCCACCCAGCGCGCCGCCCGGGCCAGCCTCGAATGGTTCGAGAACCTCCCCCTCTACCTCCACCAGCCGTCCCGCCAGTTCGCCTTCAACCTGCTCACCCGCAGCCGCCGCGTCACCCACGACAACCTCCGGCTGCGCGACGCCCACTTCACCGAGGCGGTCGAGCGCGAGTTCGGCTGCCCGCCCGGCACACCCCCGATGTTCACCCCGTTCCGGCTGCGCGGCCTGACCCTGCGCAACCGGGTCGTGGTGTCGCCGATGGACATGTACTCCGCGACCGACGGCCTCCCCGGTGACTTCCATCTCGTGCATCTCGGCGCCCGCGCCCTCGGCGGGGCCGGGCTCGTCATGACCGAGATGGTGTGCGTCAGCGAGGAGGGCCGCATCACGCCGGGCTGCGCCGGTCTCTACACCGGCCGGCAGGCCGAGGCATGGCGGCGCGTCACCGACTTCGTGCACACCCAGGCGCCCGGCACCGCGATCGGCGTACAGCTCGGCCACTCCGGCCGCAAGGGCTCCACGAAACTGATGTGGGAGGGCATCGACGAGCCGCTGCCCCACGGCAACTGGCCCCTCGTCGCCGCCTCCCCGCTGCCGTACAAACCCGGCAGCCAGACTCCGCGCCAGCTCTCCCGGGCCCAACTCACCGACATCCGCGAGCAGTTCACCGCCGCCGCCTGGCGGGCCGCGCGGGCCGGCTTCGATCTGCTGGAACTGCACTGCGCGCACGGCTATCTGCTCTCCGGCTTCCTCTCCCCGCTCACCAACCGGCGCACCGACGCCTACGGCGGCTCGCCGGAGCGGCGCCTGAGGTTCCCGCTGGAGGTCTTCGACGCCGTACGCGCGGTGTGGCCGGCCGAGCGGCCCATGACGGTCCGTATCTCGGCCACGGACTGGGCCGAGGGCGGTACGACCGCCGAGGACGCGGTGCGGATCGCCCGCGCCTTCGCCGCGCACGGGGCGGATGCGATCGATGTCTCCACCGGGCAGGTCGTGGCGGAGGAACGGCCGGAGTTCGGGCGGTCGTATCAGACGCCGTTCGCCGACCGCATCCGGCACGAGGCGGGGGTCCCGGTGATCGCCGTCGGCGCGATCTCCTCCTGGGACGACGTCAACTCCCTGATCCTCGCCGGGCGTACGGACCTGTGCGCGCTGGCCCGTCCGCATCTGTACGACCCGCACTGGACGCTGCACGCGGCGGCCGAGCAGGGGTACGAGGGACCGGGCGTCGGCTGGCCCGCACCGTACCAGGCGGGCAGCAGGCGCCCGCAGACCGGACGCACGGACGCCCCGAAGCCCCGGCTGTCGCTCAGCTGA
- a CDS encoding RidA family protein, with protein MTTERVNPPELSPPTGFSHAVVASGSRVVFLAGQTALDADGKVVGDTLPEQFERALGNLLAALRAAGGTPADLARVTVYATDVAAYRTHAGQLGRIWRESAGRNYPAMAVLEVVRLWDQQALVELDGFAVLP; from the coding sequence ATGACGACCGAGCGCGTCAACCCGCCCGAGCTGTCCCCGCCCACGGGCTTCTCGCACGCCGTCGTCGCCTCCGGCTCCCGCGTGGTGTTCCTCGCCGGGCAGACCGCCCTCGACGCCGACGGCAAGGTTGTCGGCGACACGCTCCCCGAGCAGTTCGAGCGGGCCCTCGGCAACCTCCTCGCGGCCCTGCGCGCGGCCGGCGGCACCCCCGCCGACCTCGCCCGGGTCACCGTCTACGCCACGGACGTCGCCGCGTACCGCACCCACGCCGGACAACTCGGCCGCATCTGGCGGGAGTCGGCGGGACGTAACTATCCGGCGATGGCGGTCCTGGAGGTCGTACGGCTGTGGGACCAGCAGGCACTGGTGGAGCTGGACGGTTTCGCGGTGCTGCCGTAG
- a CDS encoding acyl-CoA dehydrogenase family protein, protein MPAFSLEPEQTAWCAELRSLAAQRLRPLADKGEPGHVNRPLLAELGRLGLLERLFTSGALDLCLMRESLAQACTEAETALALQGLGAHPVHAHGSPAQRERWLPAVTEGSAVAAFALSEPGAGSDAAALALAAEADGDGWRLTGEKCWISNAPEADFYTVFARTTPGAGARGVTAFLVPADRPGLTGSALEMLSPHPIGALDFDAVPVTAADVLGETDRGFAVAMGTLNLFRPSVGAFAVGMAQAALEATLGHTRRREAFGGPLRDLQTVSHQVAEMALRTEAARLMVYAAATAYDAGAADVPGRAAMAKLLATETAQYVVDTAVQLHGARALRRGHLLEHLYREVRAPRIYEGASEVQRGIIAKELYAKTEEGSR, encoded by the coding sequence GTGCCCGCATTCTCGCTCGAACCGGAGCAAACCGCCTGGTGTGCCGAGCTGCGCTCCCTGGCCGCGCAGCGGCTGCGGCCGCTCGCCGACAAGGGCGAACCAGGACACGTCAACCGGCCGCTCCTCGCCGAACTCGGCCGACTGGGCCTCCTGGAGCGGCTGTTCACCTCCGGTGCCCTGGACCTGTGCCTGATGCGGGAGTCCCTCGCCCAGGCCTGCACCGAGGCCGAGACCGCCCTCGCCCTTCAGGGCCTGGGCGCCCATCCGGTGCACGCCCACGGCAGCCCCGCCCAGCGCGAGCGCTGGCTGCCCGCTGTCACCGAGGGCAGCGCGGTCGCCGCCTTCGCACTGAGCGAGCCGGGCGCCGGTTCGGACGCGGCCGCGCTCGCCCTCGCGGCGGAGGCGGACGGTGACGGCTGGCGGCTCACCGGCGAGAAGTGCTGGATCTCCAACGCCCCCGAAGCCGACTTCTACACCGTCTTCGCCCGCACCACCCCTGGCGCCGGCGCCCGTGGCGTGACCGCCTTCCTCGTCCCGGCCGACCGGCCCGGGCTCACCGGCAGCGCGCTGGAGATGCTCTCGCCGCACCCCATCGGCGCCCTGGACTTCGACGCCGTACCGGTCACCGCCGCCGACGTTCTCGGCGAGACCGACCGCGGCTTCGCCGTCGCCATGGGCACCCTGAACCTGTTCCGCCCCAGCGTCGGCGCCTTCGCGGTCGGCATGGCCCAGGCCGCGCTGGAGGCCACCCTCGGCCACACCCGCCGCCGCGAGGCTTTCGGCGGCCCCCTGCGGGACCTGCAGACCGTCTCCCACCAGGTCGCCGAGATGGCGCTGCGCACGGAGGCGGCCCGGCTGATGGTGTACGCGGCGGCGACGGCGTACGACGCGGGCGCCGCCGATGTGCCGGGGCGCGCGGCGATGGCCAAGCTGCTCGCGACCGAGACCGCGCAGTACGTCGTCGACACCGCGGTCCAGCTGCACGGCGCCCGCGCCCTGCGCCGGGGCCACCTCCTCGAACACCTCTACCGCGAGGTGCGGGCCCCGCGCATCTACGAGGGCGCGAGCGAGGTCCAACGGGGCATCATCGCCAAGGAGTTGTACGCGAAGACCGAGGAGGGGTCCCGATGA
- the argF gene encoding ornithine carbamoyltransferase — MATVPTALAGRHFLKELDFTDEEFRGLVELAAELKAAKQAGAETQHLRGKNIALIFEKTSTRTRCAFEVAAADQGAHTTYLDPAGSQIGHKESVKDTARVLGRMFDAIEYRGHGQGVIEELATYAGVPVYNGLTDEWHPTQMLADVLTMTEHTDKPLTQVAFAYLGDARYNMGNSYLVTGALLGMDVRIVAPRLLWPDETIIELARQLAAASGARIALTDDVKEGVRGVDFIATDVWVSMGEPKEVWDERIALLGPYAVTMDILAATGNPDVKFLHCLPAFHDLGTAVGREIHERHGLTELEVTDEVFESEHSVVFDEAENRMHTIKAVLVATLAGASHSVA; from the coding sequence ATGGCGACAGTCCCGACCGCCCTCGCCGGCCGCCACTTCCTCAAGGAGCTGGACTTCACCGACGAGGAGTTCCGCGGCCTGGTCGAGCTGGCCGCGGAACTGAAGGCCGCCAAGCAGGCCGGGGCCGAGACACAGCACCTGCGCGGCAAGAACATCGCGCTGATCTTCGAGAAGACCTCGACCCGCACCCGCTGCGCGTTCGAGGTCGCCGCCGCGGACCAGGGCGCCCACACCACCTACCTCGACCCGGCCGGCTCGCAGATCGGGCACAAGGAGTCCGTGAAGGACACCGCCCGGGTCCTCGGCCGGATGTTCGACGCCATCGAGTACCGCGGGCACGGACAGGGCGTCATCGAGGAGCTGGCCACCTACGCCGGGGTCCCCGTCTACAACGGCCTGACCGACGAGTGGCACCCCACCCAGATGCTCGCCGACGTGCTCACCATGACCGAGCACACCGACAAGCCGCTGACCCAGGTCGCCTTCGCCTACCTCGGCGACGCCCGCTACAACATGGGCAACTCCTACCTGGTCACCGGCGCCCTCCTCGGCATGGACGTGCGGATCGTCGCGCCCAGGCTGCTGTGGCCGGACGAGACGATCATCGAGCTGGCCCGGCAGCTCGCCGCCGCCTCCGGTGCCCGGATCGCGCTCACCGACGATGTGAAGGAGGGCGTGCGCGGGGTCGACTTCATCGCCACCGACGTGTGGGTGTCGATGGGGGAGCCCAAGGAGGTCTGGGACGAGCGCATCGCGCTGCTCGGCCCGTACGCCGTGACCATGGACATCCTCGCCGCCACCGGCAATCCGGACGTGAAGTTCCTGCACTGTCTGCCGGCCTTCCACGACCTCGGTACCGCCGTCGGCCGCGAGATCCACGAGCGGCACGGGCTCACCGAGCTGGAGGTCACCGACGAGGTGTTCGAGTCCGAGCACTCCGTCGTCTTCGACGAGGCCGAGAACCGGATGCACACGATCAAGGCGGTCCTCGTGGCCACCCTGGCTGGTGCGTCACACAGCGTTGCCTGA
- a CDS encoding enoyl-CoA hydratase family protein, translated as MSPFTGSAARTSHWEHLRVQLADGVVTVTLARPDKLNALTFGAYADLRDLLAELSRERAVRALVLAGEGRGFCSGGDVDEIIGATLAMDTAQLLDFNRMTGQVVRAIRECPFPVIAALHGVAAGAGAVLALAADFRVADPSARFAFLFTRVGLSGGDMGAAYLLPRVVGLGHATRLLMLGEPVRAPEAERIGLISELTEEGRADEAAASLARRLADGPALAYAQTKALLTAELDMPLAAAVELDASTQALLMNGEDYAEFHAAFTEKRQPKWRGR; from the coding sequence ATGAGTCCCTTCACCGGCTCCGCCGCCCGCACCTCCCACTGGGAGCACCTACGGGTCCAGCTCGCCGACGGGGTCGTCACCGTCACCCTCGCCCGCCCCGACAAACTCAACGCGCTCACCTTCGGCGCCTACGCCGACCTGCGCGACCTGCTCGCCGAGCTGTCCCGGGAGCGCGCCGTACGCGCCCTGGTGCTGGCCGGTGAGGGACGGGGCTTCTGCTCCGGCGGCGACGTCGACGAGATCATCGGCGCCACCCTCGCCATGGACACGGCCCAGCTGCTCGACTTCAACCGGATGACGGGCCAGGTCGTACGGGCGATCCGCGAGTGCCCGTTCCCGGTGATCGCCGCATTGCACGGAGTGGCGGCGGGCGCCGGAGCGGTCCTGGCGTTGGCGGCCGACTTCCGCGTGGCGGACCCGAGCGCCCGCTTCGCCTTCCTCTTCACCCGCGTGGGCCTGTCCGGCGGTGACATGGGCGCGGCCTATCTGCTGCCCCGGGTCGTCGGCCTCGGCCACGCCACTCGCCTGCTCATGCTGGGCGAACCGGTCCGGGCCCCCGAGGCCGAGCGGATCGGCCTGATCAGCGAGCTGACGGAGGAGGGCCGCGCGGACGAGGCGGCGGCGTCCCTGGCCCGCCGCCTGGCCGACGGCCCCGCCCTGGCGTACGCCCAGACGAAGGCATTGCTGACGGCCGAGCTGGACATGCCTCTGGCGGCGGCGGTGGAACTGGACGCCTCGACCCAGGCCCTGCTGATGAACGGCGAGGACTACGCGGAGTTCCATGCGGCGTTCACGGAGAAGCGCCAGCCGAAGTGGCGGGGGAGGTGA